Proteins from a single region of Mucilaginibacter daejeonensis:
- a CDS encoding PAS domain-containing protein: MRKFNLLLIIVYLIAGTIWLVSGSWLINRLKALDPTADLQYLFDIKNLVFLLVSIISIVLIVNARYSRLLLKEQVLNKQLSEQERSLRSSVIDFELVNKATNDVIWDYDILKDELKWLHGYKELFGYQDLLVVKAAFWNMQKIHPEDQKDVIAMFDALLNGDQQRWSVEYRYRCSDGTYKYVSDRGYLIRNAAHEPIRMLGAIQDIDRQKTYSQLLERQNEQLKQVAWLNSHEIRRPLCNITGLIPLMESSVDDPETMASLIAMIKRSSDELDNSIAKINETAEAGFTVT, encoded by the coding sequence ATGAGAAAGTTCAATTTACTGCTGATCATAGTTTACCTGATCGCAGGCACCATCTGGTTGGTTTCTGGATCTTGGCTCATCAATCGTCTAAAAGCGCTTGACCCCACAGCAGACCTGCAATACTTATTCGACATCAAAAACTTGGTTTTCCTATTGGTGAGTATTATCAGCATCGTGTTGATCGTAAATGCAAGGTATAGCCGCTTACTACTAAAAGAACAGGTATTGAATAAACAATTGAGCGAGCAAGAAAGATCGCTTAGAAGTTCCGTAATAGATTTTGAACTTGTTAATAAAGCAACCAATGATGTCATCTGGGATTATGACATCCTGAAAGACGAGCTCAAGTGGCTGCATGGCTATAAGGAACTATTCGGTTACCAAGACCTGTTGGTGGTGAAAGCCGCCTTTTGGAATATGCAAAAGATCCATCCGGAAGATCAGAAAGACGTGATCGCCATGTTCGATGCTTTGCTGAATGGGGATCAGCAGCGCTGGAGCGTGGAATATCGTTATCGATGCAGCGATGGGACCTATAAATATGTTTCCGATCGTGGGTACCTCATCCGTAACGCAGCTCACGAACCGATCCGTATGCTGGGTGCGATCCAGGACATAGACCGGCAAAAGACCTATAGCCAATTACTGGAAAGGCAGAACGAGCAACTTAAACAAGTAGCCTGGCTTAACTCTCACGAGATCCGGCGACCGCTGTGTAATATCACCGGCCTTATTCCATTGATGGAGTCGTCAGTAGATGATCCGGAAACGATGGCTTCATTGATAGCCATGATCAAGCGGTCGTCGGACGAACTTGACAATAGCATCGCTAAAATCAACGAGACCGCGGAGGCCGGTTTCACTGTAACTTAG
- a CDS encoding FecR family protein — protein sequence MSNQRISYLLRRYADNSISKEEYLELISFFKLKGNDDEIDTALDDIWNSLSPDDVEHHEMRDLYKRLIANPRFQSKNKVRKMYTWLPYAAAAILVVALSVTLYLRYNVSNKQSIALRYKNDVSPGSNKATLTLADGKIIDLAGIKSGELNVQPGMHIFKTRNGQLIYKFDNKGNSVDDTVSFNTITTPKGGQYQINLPDGSQVWLNAASSLKFPIRFGRRDRKVTLTGEGYFEVAHNAKKPFTVMTADQQVMVLGTRFNINSYRDNAGILTTLLEGSVRVTEAGFGQMIKPGEQAESSATGINVSRVEAEDAIAWKNGLFVYNDQDLESIMKQVARWYNVQVVFEDANVKKQLYSGSLSRFKDLSQLLEVLEATGSVHFKIEGRVVTAMN from the coding sequence ATGAGTAACCAACGAATATCTTATCTGCTGCGTCGGTACGCTGATAATTCCATCAGTAAAGAAGAATACTTAGAGCTGATCAGCTTTTTCAAACTGAAAGGGAACGACGACGAGATTGATACCGCGTTGGATGATATCTGGAACTCCCTGTCTCCAGACGATGTAGAGCATCATGAAATGCGCGACCTATATAAGCGCCTGATAGCCAACCCTCGTTTTCAAAGTAAAAATAAGGTCAGGAAGATGTACACCTGGTTGCCATACGCTGCTGCGGCGATCCTGGTTGTAGCTTTGTCTGTTACCCTGTACCTCCGTTATAACGTTTCAAATAAACAAAGCATCGCATTACGGTATAAAAATGACGTATCGCCCGGCTCGAACAAGGCAACACTTACCTTGGCAGATGGTAAGATCATTGATCTGGCAGGTATAAAAAGTGGCGAGTTGAACGTGCAGCCAGGGATGCACATATTTAAAACTCGCAACGGACAGTTGATCTATAAATTCGATAACAAAGGCAACAGTGTTGACGATACTGTCAGCTTTAACACCATAACCACACCAAAAGGCGGGCAATACCAAATAAACTTGCCTGATGGAAGCCAGGTTTGGCTCAATGCTGCCTCGTCTTTGAAATTCCCGATCAGGTTCGGCAGGCGCGACCGCAAAGTAACGCTTACCGGGGAAGGTTACTTCGAAGTTGCCCACAATGCTAAAAAACCATTTACCGTAATGACCGCTGATCAGCAGGTAATGGTGTTGGGCACGCGCTTCAACATCAATAGTTACCGTGATAACGCAGGTATCTTGACCACCTTGCTCGAGGGCTCCGTAAGGGTAACAGAGGCTGGGTTTGGCCAAATGATAAAACCCGGCGAACAGGCCGAATCTTCTGCCACTGGTATAAATGTAAGTAGGGTGGAAGCCGAGGATGCTATTGCCTGGAAGAACGGCTTATTCGTTTACAACGATCAGGATCTGGAAAGTATCATGAAGCAGGTTGCACGCTGGTATAATGTGCAGGTAGTTTTTGAGGACGCAAATGTGAAGAAACAGCTATACAGCGGGTCGCTGTCACGCTTCAAAGATCTATCGCAATTGCTTGAAGTTTTAGAAGCAACCGGATCAGTTCACTTTAAGATAGAAGGGAGGGTGGTCACTGCTATGAATTGA
- a CDS encoding phosphatase PAP2 family protein, which translates to MKNIIVVLLSLGCSFNAFAQVAGNDTARKNIVDTLKKDLFTAPDTVQHLRSKALSLVPPAALVGYGVASFYIKPMRRLDRYVYKEAQEHNFVFKRHYEDYFQYAPPVLVYGLNLAGVHGKNTFIDRTLIYVMAQGMMSFSLYALKHSTRRLRPDGSDRLSFPSGHTANAFAGAEFMAQELGGVSPYYSVVGYAFATTTGVFRIYHEDHWLSDVIAGAGFGILATKGAYLLYPYLRNAIFKNKTSATKTDEKHKENMSSTLLLPSYQNGALGLTFSASF; encoded by the coding sequence TTGAAAAATATCATTGTTGTTCTTCTTTCGTTAGGCTGTTCCTTTAACGCTTTTGCACAGGTCGCTGGTAATGATACCGCCCGTAAAAACATTGTTGACACGCTTAAAAAGGACCTTTTTACAGCCCCCGATACCGTACAGCACCTTCGTAGCAAGGCGCTTTCATTGGTGCCGCCAGCGGCACTGGTTGGATATGGAGTAGCCTCGTTCTATATCAAGCCCATGCGCCGACTTGACCGTTATGTTTATAAGGAGGCACAAGAACACAACTTTGTATTCAAACGGCATTATGAAGATTATTTTCAATACGCCCCGCCGGTATTGGTATATGGATTGAACTTGGCCGGTGTTCATGGTAAGAACACCTTTATTGACCGCACGCTCATTTATGTGATGGCACAAGGTATGATGAGCTTTTCACTTTATGCATTGAAGCATTCCACACGCCGATTACGTCCCGATGGCAGCGATCGTCTTTCTTTCCCATCTGGCCATACAGCGAACGCGTTCGCAGGAGCGGAGTTCATGGCGCAGGAGTTGGGTGGGGTGTCGCCTTATTATTCCGTGGTAGGTTATGCCTTTGCGACCACGACGGGCGTCTTTAGGATCTATCACGAAGATCACTGGTTGAGCGATGTGATCGCCGGGGCAGGATTTGGTATCCTGGCCACTAAGGGCGCTTATCTGCTCTACCCCTATCTTCGGAACGCGATTTTTAAGAATAAAACATCAGCGACTAAGACAGACGAAAAGCATAAAGAGAATATGAGTTCGACCCTGCTACTTCCATCCTATCAGAACGGCGCACTAGGGTTGACCTTTAGCGCCAGCTTTTAG
- a CDS encoding RagB/SusD family nutrient uptake outer membrane protein — protein sequence MNNFRILILSCLVFCASACRKYVEIPPEQVRALKYTTDYQALLNYGQTIEPGYSYPIYMADDFGVEDETWYTRLTLSAQVNSYIWAEKIYTSAEDDTDWASFYKQINIFNTVATGVEGSEGGTDVQKKTIQASALVHRAYAYFTLVNMYGKQYDGATAATDPGVPLLLSPSLFASLDRAPVKQVYDQVKTDLLNAMPYLPDVATYNVNPSKLAVYALMARVCLNTREFTEAERYANLALSLKNGLLDLNNYLAATPVLPLKLANPEEMFFKRAGLFISNIPLNPSAVNLYDPKDLRYVVFTKDGSAILGTNFTVGRGLFRQRLNTEGIYIGPSVPEMLLIKAECQARAGNIANAMDAVNTLRKKRFKPAEYYDLTASTANAALHVVIDERGREFMGRGYRWFDQRRLVKDAGFINTVTRRFKGVTYTLEPTSNRYIFPIPDKYILQNPELTQNPR from the coding sequence ATGAATAATTTTAGAATACTAATCTTAAGCTGCCTGGTGTTTTGTGCCAGCGCCTGCCGCAAATATGTAGAGATACCACCTGAGCAGGTAAGAGCTTTAAAATATACCACTGACTATCAGGCACTGCTTAATTATGGCCAAACCATAGAGCCTGGTTACTCATATCCTATTTACATGGCCGATGACTTTGGCGTAGAAGATGAGACATGGTACACCCGTCTTACTTTAAGCGCACAAGTGAACAGTTACATTTGGGCTGAAAAAATATATACTTCAGCTGAGGATGATACCGACTGGGCATCATTTTACAAACAGATCAACATTTTCAATACTGTTGCTACCGGTGTAGAAGGTAGCGAGGGTGGTACCGACGTACAGAAGAAGACCATCCAGGCATCTGCATTGGTGCACCGGGCATATGCCTATTTCACACTTGTGAACATGTACGGTAAACAATATGATGGCGCCACAGCTGCAACAGATCCGGGTGTGCCACTGCTGCTCTCTCCAAGCCTTTTCGCTTCGTTGGACAGGGCTCCTGTAAAACAGGTATATGATCAGGTGAAGACCGACCTGCTTAATGCTATGCCTTACTTGCCCGATGTGGCCACGTACAACGTAAATCCGTCAAAGCTGGCTGTTTATGCATTGATGGCGCGGGTGTGCCTCAATACCCGTGAGTTCACTGAGGCCGAACGCTACGCCAACCTTGCGCTTTCTTTAAAAAATGGCTTGCTGGATCTTAATAATTATTTGGCTGCGACCCCTGTTCTGCCGCTTAAATTGGCCAACCCAGAAGAGATGTTCTTTAAACGTGCCGGGCTATTCATCTCGAACATACCGCTAAACCCGTCGGCTGTAAACTTATATGATCCTAAGGACCTTCGTTATGTGGTCTTTACCAAAGACGGCTCGGCCATACTAGGAACCAACTTTACCGTTGGGCGCGGCTTATTTCGCCAACGGTTGAACACTGAAGGTATATATATTGGCCCAAGTGTACCGGAGATGCTGCTGATCAAAGCTGAATGCCAGGCCCGTGCCGGTAATATCGCTAACGCCATGGATGCCGTTAATACGCTACGTAAAAAGAGGTTCAAGCCTGCCGAGTATTATGATCTTACAGCGAGCACCGCTAATGCCGCTTTGCATGTGGTGATCGATGAGCGTGGGCGCGAGTTCATGGGCCGCGGTTACCGCTGGTTCGATCAGCGCCGTTTGGTCAAAGACGCCGGTTTCATTAACACAGTGACGCGCAGGTTCAAAGGCGTTACCTACACGCTGGAGCCTACCAGCAACCGATATATATTCCCTATACCGGATAAATACATATTACAAAATCCAGAGCTAACACAGAATCCCAGATAA
- a CDS encoding response regulator transcription factor: MKILVIEDEAALRESIEAYLKEEGSICETASDHTTAMAKVELYRYDCILLDIGLPNGSGLDILRHLKSRQYADGVLIISAKDSLDDRLTGLDLGADDYLTKPFHLSELRARVTAIVRRKAFNGSSFLNIGSLNIDLSAKEVKIKGRVIKLTPKEYALLLYFIANKSKVVSKNAIAEHLWGDSVDIADNFDFIYSHVKNLRKKIVEAGGNDPIQAAYGMGYKFTEA; this comes from the coding sequence ATGAAGATACTGGTCATTGAAGATGAGGCAGCCTTGCGCGAAAGTATCGAAGCATACCTAAAAGAGGAGGGCAGCATCTGTGAGACCGCCAGTGATCACACCACAGCCATGGCCAAGGTGGAGCTTTATCGTTATGATTGCATACTGCTCGACATTGGCTTGCCTAATGGCAGCGGGCTGGATATACTAAGACACCTAAAGAGCCGGCAATACGCCGACGGGGTGCTGATCATTTCAGCTAAAGACTCATTGGACGACCGCCTGACCGGCCTTGACCTTGGAGCCGATGACTATCTAACAAAACCCTTCCATTTGTCAGAACTTAGGGCAAGGGTCACCGCTATTGTAAGGCGCAAGGCGTTCAATGGAAGCAGCTTTTTAAATATAGGTAGTTTGAATATTGACCTCAGCGCCAAGGAAGTAAAAATTAAAGGCCGCGTGATTAAGCTTACGCCAAAGGAGTATGCTTTGCTGCTGTACTTCATCGCTAACAAAAGCAAGGTAGTGTCTAAAAATGCTATTGCCGAACACCTTTGGGGCGATAGCGTGGACATTGCGGATAATTTTGACTTCATTTACTCCCACGTTAAAAACCTGCGTAAAAAGATAGTTGAAGCGGGTGGTAATGACCCTATCCAAGCCGCCTATGGAATGGGTTACAAGTTCACCGAGGCATGA
- a CDS encoding SusC/RagA family TonB-linked outer membrane protein, with product MKLSVLFMTAFLIQVSAAGLAQNVTFKKHNASLKQLFTEIRKQTGYNVLWQDSKVNEQLKFEADFKNEPLRNVLDKTLTQRSLTYTIVNRTVVIRPQEKGLLEKMVSLFSNIDANGKVLDVETGLPLANVTVTLKGTDRRVFTNDKGTFLFRGIKDNDVLEFSYVGYATYEKTASETMVVQLSLKPQSLEDVIVSTGYQQLPKNAITGSTTVVGRKDIENTPTLNLLERLAGKVPGVRFDLRNNVIQMRSTNSLTSDNVTPPLIVIDGFPAANQNLVTVSTSIIDGNPNNGNNYRTSVKPNTSVNSVLNTINPNDIESITFLKDAAAASIWGASAANGVIVITTKRGQRSAPTITYNATLSTSAAANFSSAKAMTSGQYIDLEQEMFDKNFFTDPNSNRRAGPVSEAQEWMFRVKRGTATVAQRDAALSELATRSNRDQLRQYLLQHASSQQHNLSISGGGVNSSYYLSANYSKDVPVYRSNYGETYSLTSNLNNDFLNRHILVATNINYVNSKSQVNAAVAQALSTGAKGFAPYELLVDANGGQVSKPINFNQRTADSLQRLGYQPFGYNAIDELNYNNTILNKNALRLGTSIKGLINSWLSVSLQGQYQKQLTNQYNLQNQNSYDTRYLINNGTTTNGTTLIYGVPNGGVYKTANGTYDDYSVRGQVNVNKNFVDHHIDLLAGSEIRQYKYNGGQQTRYGYNEDLSTSAVVNPTVSYATLFGGTSTLGYSDGTVFKNTKRYLSYFGLATYSFRNKYYASGSVRFDDYTNQGLERRERAIPLYSAGLRWNAKREDLLKDVSWLSSLNLRATLGTGGSIPASGAAYAIVNLGSNDPYTGQPTASIGAPANRRLTWETTRTINEGIDVGFFNERLSISADVYQKQNYNLLITLPYNATYGYTTLQYNAGNAKGRGVEFGINGVPIATKYWNWQSSFNFSYATNTITDQRLKSTSSQGGAPLVTEGYPTDNIFVYRWAGLDNKGQSRIYAADGTILNVNGSRSVTNADLAYGGRTTPPYFGGWTNTIRYQNLSLIVRATYSLGYKFLMTDITTSNFPTGTNASGLISNSARLANRWRKPGDEAVTDIPGLGNNNFNNISWFAGSDLNLKDAGNVRLQQVSLNYNLPQAILGKAPFLKAVNVGFSVTNLGLIWRANKEGLDPDYQVTGQYTNLPPSATYLFNLNVSL from the coding sequence ATGAAACTTTCCGTTCTTTTCATGACCGCTTTTTTGATCCAGGTAAGCGCTGCGGGGTTAGCCCAAAACGTTACTTTCAAAAAGCATAACGCATCGCTCAAGCAATTGTTCACCGAAATAAGAAAACAAACGGGTTACAATGTGCTTTGGCAAGATAGCAAGGTAAATGAGCAGCTAAAGTTCGAGGCCGACTTTAAAAACGAGCCGTTACGCAACGTGTTAGATAAGACCCTTACACAGCGATCACTTACTTACACCATCGTGAACAGAACGGTGGTGATCAGACCGCAGGAGAAAGGGCTACTCGAAAAAATGGTAAGCCTGTTCAGCAATATTGATGCTAATGGTAAGGTACTTGATGTGGAAACAGGGCTGCCTCTCGCCAATGTTACCGTCACCCTGAAAGGTACTGATCGCCGTGTGTTCACTAATGACAAAGGTACTTTCCTGTTCAGGGGGATAAAGGATAACGATGTGCTGGAATTTTCATATGTCGGATATGCGACATATGAAAAGACGGCATCTGAGACCATGGTCGTCCAGCTATCGCTTAAACCGCAAAGCCTTGAGGATGTGATAGTGTCTACCGGTTATCAGCAGTTACCCAAGAACGCCATCACTGGCTCTACCACCGTAGTGGGCCGGAAGGATATAGAGAACACACCAACCTTAAATCTATTGGAGCGTTTGGCCGGCAAGGTTCCCGGTGTGCGATTTGATCTGCGTAACAATGTGATACAGATGCGCAGCACCAACAGCCTGACGTCTGATAACGTTACGCCACCACTCATCGTCATAGATGGGTTTCCAGCCGCTAATCAAAATTTGGTGACCGTAAGCACTTCCATCATAGATGGCAACCCTAATAATGGTAATAATTACCGGACGTCGGTAAAACCTAATACTTCTGTTAATTCGGTATTAAACACGATCAACCCTAATGATATTGAGAGTATCACCTTTTTGAAAGATGCTGCCGCAGCATCGATCTGGGGCGCTTCAGCTGCTAATGGTGTGATCGTTATCACCACTAAAAGAGGTCAGCGTTCAGCACCGACCATTACCTATAATGCCACTTTAAGTACATCAGCGGCTGCCAATTTTTCAAGCGCAAAAGCCATGACCAGTGGTCAGTACATCGATCTGGAGCAGGAGATGTTCGACAAAAATTTCTTTACCGATCCCAACTCTAACAGAAGGGCTGGCCCCGTAAGTGAAGCGCAGGAATGGATGTTCCGCGTAAAAAGGGGCACGGCCACCGTAGCCCAGCGTGATGCGGCTTTAAGTGAACTGGCTACCCGTTCTAACCGTGATCAATTGCGCCAGTACCTATTGCAGCACGCCTCCAGCCAGCAACATAATCTTTCCATTTCAGGTGGTGGTGTGAATAGCAGTTATTATTTATCAGCTAATTACTCGAAAGATGTACCCGTGTATCGTAGTAATTACGGTGAGACCTATTCGTTGACCTCGAATTTGAACAATGATTTTCTGAACCGACACATCTTGGTAGCTACGAATATTAACTATGTGAATTCTAAAAGCCAGGTTAACGCTGCTGTTGCGCAGGCTTTGAGCACAGGTGCTAAAGGATTTGCACCATACGAATTACTGGTTGATGCTAACGGTGGTCAGGTAAGTAAACCGATCAACTTTAATCAGCGTACAGCAGATAGCTTACAGCGCTTAGGTTACCAGCCGTTCGGCTATAACGCCATAGATGAGTTAAATTATAATAATACCATTTTGAACAAAAATGCGCTGCGTTTGGGTACATCCATAAAGGGATTGATCAACTCATGGTTGTCGGTTAGTTTGCAGGGCCAGTATCAAAAGCAGTTGACCAACCAATACAATCTGCAAAACCAGAACAGCTACGACACCCGCTATCTCATCAACAATGGCACCACTACAAATGGCACTACTCTGATCTATGGTGTGCCGAACGGCGGTGTGTACAAAACCGCTAACGGAACTTATGACGATTACAGCGTTCGTGGTCAGGTCAACGTTAATAAGAACTTTGTTGATCATCACATCGATCTCCTCGCTGGTTCCGAGATACGGCAATACAAGTATAACGGTGGTCAGCAAACCCGTTATGGCTATAACGAAGATCTGTCAACTTCGGCGGTGGTTAACCCTACGGTTTCTTATGCTACGTTGTTCGGCGGCACCTCAACGCTGGGTTATAGTGATGGTACCGTCTTTAAGAATACTAAACGTTATCTGTCTTACTTTGGCTTAGCTACATATTCATTCCGGAACAAGTATTATGCAAGTGGAAGTGTGCGTTTTGATGACTATACTAATCAGGGACTCGAACGTCGTGAAAGGGCGATACCGTTATACTCTGCGGGTTTGCGATGGAATGCCAAACGCGAAGATCTCCTGAAAGACGTTAGCTGGCTTAGCAGCCTTAACTTACGTGCCACATTGGGTACAGGAGGATCCATACCTGCCTCGGGTGCAGCTTATGCGATCGTCAATCTTGGGTCCAATGATCCATACACAGGGCAACCCACAGCCAGCATTGGTGCGCCCGCTAATCGCAGATTGACCTGGGAGACCACCCGTACCATAAACGAAGGTATTGATGTTGGCTTTTTCAACGAGAGGTTGTCCATATCGGCAGATGTTTATCAAAAACAGAATTACAATCTGCTCATCACCCTTCCTTATAATGCTACTTATGGTTATACCACCTTGCAATATAACGCCGGCAACGCTAAGGGCAGGGGCGTGGAATTCGGTATCAATGGTGTACCCATAGCCACCAAGTACTGGAACTGGCAGTCTTCGTTCAATTTCTCGTACGCTACCAACACCATTACCGATCAGCGGCTTAAAAGCACCTCCAGCCAGGGGGGCGCTCCGTTGGTGACCGAGGGTTATCCTACCGATAACATTTTTGTTTATCGCTGGGCAGGTCTGGATAACAAAGGTCAGTCGCGTATATACGCTGCAGATGGTACTATTTTAAACGTGAACGGATCACGAAGCGTTACCAATGCAGATCTGGCTTATGGTGGCCGTACCACTCCGCCTTACTTTGGTGGCTGGACCAATACCATCCGCTATCAGAACCTGAGTTTGATCGTAAGGGCCACCTACAGCCTGGGTTATAAATTCTTAATGACCGACATCACTACCAGCAACTTCCCGACCGGCACCAATGCATCAGGCTTAATAAGTAACAGTGCCCGTTTGGCCAACCGTTGGCGTAAACCCGGCGATGAAGCTGTCACCGATATTCCTGGTCTGGGAAACAACAACTTCAACAACATTAGTTGGTTCGCTGGTTCAGACCTTAACTTGAAAGATGCCGGTAACGTCCGTTTGCAACAGGTATCACTCAATTATAATCTACCGCAGGCGATATTGGGTAAAGCGCCGTTCTTAAAGGCGGTCAATGTCGGGTTCTCGGTCACTAATTTAGGCTTGATCTGGCGTGCTAATAAAGAAGGTTTAGACCCTGATTACCAAGTGACCGGACAATATACCAATCTGCCGCCAAGCGCTACCTACTTGTTCAACCTCAATGTTTCACTCTAG
- a CDS encoding sensor histidine kinase, which translates to MRLLTKYDRLNITVTTLIMVIAAVVYYITISRILTHQVDKALVVEENEVHDFVALNGRLPQIFKTNHQEIQFIETRHPLERRFKDTVYRDLKDGDLEPGRALYTQVNIGDKMYQVLVVQSKVETEDLIKVVLLITLGLIIALLTALFLVNRVILSRIWRPFYQILHQLKKFSLADNRSISPVNSNIDEFRELNDVVSLMADHVKDDYQTLKAFTENASHELMTPIAVINSKLDSYLQTGDLNDDQSKLLSDIYKAVRKLTRLNRSMLLLAKIENQLITDTQIVDIKELVRETLEHLEELTASLDLEVKVNLEDTNVNASLLLMEVLIGNLISNAIRHNRIGGVLQIDLEPHRLQVINSGVYVALDVKRVFDRFQRSSTSEGTGLGLTLCKQICDNYNMQLEYRYSNELHQFTVDLKAGAKGQP; encoded by the coding sequence ATGAGGCTTCTAACCAAATATGATAGGTTGAACATTACGGTGACCACCTTGATCATGGTCATCGCAGCCGTGGTGTACTATATCACCATTAGCCGTATATTGACCCATCAGGTCGATAAGGCACTTGTAGTGGAGGAGAACGAAGTGCATGATTTTGTTGCGCTTAACGGTCGCTTGCCACAAATTTTCAAGACCAATCATCAGGAGATCCAATTCATTGAGACCCGGCACCCGCTCGAACGGCGTTTTAAAGACACTGTCTACCGTGATCTGAAAGATGGCGACCTCGAGCCCGGACGGGCATTGTATACCCAAGTAAATATTGGCGACAAGATGTACCAGGTATTAGTGGTGCAATCAAAGGTAGAGACCGAGGACCTGATCAAAGTGGTCTTGCTGATCACACTGGGGCTGATCATCGCCTTGTTGACCGCACTATTTCTGGTAAATCGTGTGATTCTGTCGCGCATCTGGCGGCCGTTCTACCAGATCCTGCATCAGCTCAAGAAGTTTAGTCTGGCTGATAACAGAAGCATTAGTCCGGTCAACTCCAACATCGATGAATTCAGAGAACTTAACGACGTTGTTTCCTTGATGGCCGATCATGTAAAGGATGATTACCAAACCTTAAAGGCTTTTACGGAAAATGCATCGCACGAATTGATGACGCCCATAGCAGTGATCAACTCTAAATTGGATAGCTATTTGCAAACCGGTGACCTTAATGATGATCAAAGCAAGCTGTTGAGTGATATTTATAAAGCGGTGCGCAAGCTGACCCGCCTCAACAGGTCTATGTTGTTGCTGGCCAAGATCGAGAATCAATTGATCACCGATACTCAGATCGTAGATATTAAAGAGTTGGTGAGGGAGACCTTGGAGCACTTGGAGGAGCTTACGGCCTCGTTGGATCTGGAAGTAAAGGTAAATTTGGAAGACACAAATGTGAATGCCAGCTTGCTTTTAATGGAAGTGCTCATTGGCAATTTGATCAGTAATGCAATACGGCATAACCGAATAGGGGGCGTTTTGCAGATAGACCTTGAGCCGCATCGCCTTCAGGTCATCAATAGTGGTGTCTATGTCGCTCTTGATGTTAAGCGCGTGTTCGATCGTTTCCAAAGGTCATCTACATCAGAAGGGACCGGCCTGGGGCTGACCCTGTGCAAGCAGATCTGTGATAACTATAACATGCAGCTTGAATACCGATACTCGAATGAGTTGCATCAGTTCACTGTTGATCTAAAAGCTGGCGCTAAAGGTCAACCCTAG
- a CDS encoding RNA polymerase sigma factor has protein sequence MMTVYGPLWWTFLNSFFSGPTWLRAEAFDLNEQALVAAFKAGDEDAFEDVFNQNFRKLYAFAFKMLKNKEQAEEIVNDAFLIVWANRDKLNIELPILPYLYTVTKRLAINSLRQVANSQRAVEELWKVLENFSNATEEMVLLNDLQRYTDESVSILPPQQQQVFKMSRFEGLSYDEIAQQLNISKNTVRNHLAAALKTLRSRLNQPNI, from the coding sequence ATGATGACGGTCTATGGTCCGCTTTGGTGGACTTTTCTAAATTCCTTTTTCTCCGGCCCTACATGGCTTCGGGCGGAGGCTTTTGATCTTAACGAGCAGGCTTTAGTAGCGGCTTTTAAAGCAGGAGATGAGGATGCATTCGAAGACGTATTCAACCAAAATTTTAGAAAACTATATGCTTTTGCCTTTAAAATGCTTAAAAACAAAGAGCAGGCGGAAGAAATAGTCAATGATGCATTCCTGATAGTTTGGGCCAACCGTGATAAACTCAATATCGAGTTGCCCATTTTGCCTTATCTATATACTGTTACAAAACGACTGGCTATAAATTCACTCAGGCAAGTCGCGAATTCTCAACGCGCCGTCGAAGAGCTGTGGAAAGTTCTGGAAAATTTCAGTAACGCGACGGAAGAGATGGTCTTATTGAACGATTTGCAACGTTATACAGACGAAAGTGTCTCTATATTGCCTCCACAACAGCAACAGGTGTTCAAAATGAGCAGATTTGAAGGTTTGAGCTATGATGAAATAGCTCAACAGCTTAATATTTCTAAAAATACTGTCCGAAATCACCTAGCTGCGGCATTAAAGACGCTAAGAAGTAGATTAAACCAGCCAAATATCTGA